Proteins encoded within one genomic window of Ostrinia nubilalis chromosome 5, ilOstNubi1.1, whole genome shotgun sequence:
- the LOC135071837 gene encoding actin-binding protein IPP-like has product MTTNIYNKCPNKDGARPFKYRDYAAKISMNLQLFKRDGRFCDIDLISGKTKVKAHRVVLAASCAYFDAMFSVGLEESQKGHVALPSVPPDILPIIIDFIYTGEIVIDKTTVQHLLIAADMLQLRELVTGCGEYLRRELHPSNALGIFRFAEAHNCTELAEQALEHAQGNWNIVANGDELLELPLQQLVTLLSSEQLKVDNEAQVLYPALRWLEHDPACRRRHCFEVLSHVRLPLISPQVLDEALKNVQDPSIAVALKTVRVDMKTGRGALVALAAEPRARARRVLLVVGGSCHDNAAHLPNTTDNILSSVTKFDLHKKEWEELSPMGIARIQPGVATLAGRVYAVGGEQGSQILANGEVYDPQIDKWSNIAPMKEARCEFGMTEWNGYLYAFGGWVGSDMGASVEVYDPGADEWTLTGRMPEPRFGMGVVNFEGLIYVVGGCTHTWRHTRDLLCYHPTSRKWQTLTPMRHARSQAAAVVLDNYLYVIGGNAPGRTVLTSVERYSFDDDSWEEVASLREARAGCAAGALEGALVVAGGDSESGGERAFYRARTTLSSVEVYDPREDSWRTDTSLPLSRAEAGAAVL; this is encoded by the exons ATGACCACAAACATTTATAATAAGTGCCCAAACAAGGATGGAGCCAGGCCGTTTAAGTATCGCGATTATGCAGCGAAAATTTCTATGAATTTACAACTTTTCAAGAGAGATGGCAGATTTTGTGATATAGATTTAATTTCTGGTAAAACTAAAGTTAAG GCGCATCGCGTAGTGTTAGCAGCTAGTTGTGCATATTTTGATGCAATGTTTAGTGTAGGTCTCGAAGAAAGCCAAAAAGGACATGTTGCTCTTCCTAGTGTCCCACCTGATATCTTACCAATAatcattgattttatttatacag GAGAAATTGTTATAGATAAGACAACCGTTCAACATTTATTGATAGCTGCAGACATGCTACAACTTAGAGAATTAGTAACAGGTTGTGGTGAATATTTACGAAGAGAATTGCATCCCTCAAATGCTCTTGGAATTTTCAG GTTTGCTGAAGCACACAATTGTACTGAATTAGCAGAACAAGCATTGGAACATGCTCAAGGAAATTGGAATATAGTAGCAAATGGAGATGAACTACTTGAGTTGCCTCTGCAGCAACTAGTCACTTTATTATCATCGGAGCAATTGAAAGTAGACAACGAAGCACAG GTTTTGTATCCAGCTCTTCGTTGGTTAGAACATGATCCGGCATGTCGCCGACGGCATTGCTTTGAAGTATTGAGCCATGTCCGCCTACCACTAATTTCACCACAAGTCTTAGATGAAGCATTAAAGAATGTACAAGACCCATCTATAGCAGTAGCGTTGAAGACAGTCAGAGTAGATATG aaAACTGGACGAGGGGCATTGGTGGCACTAGCAGCGGAGCCGCGCGCTCGAGCCCGGCGCGTTTTGCTCGTGGTGGGGGGCTCCTGTCACGACAACGCAGCCCATCTTCCCAATACCACAGATAATATTCTTTCTTCTGTGACAAAATTCGATCTGCATAAAAA GGAATGGGAAGAGCTATCACCAATGGGCATAGCCCGTATCCAACCGGGCGTAGCAACTCTTGCGGGACGTGTTTATGCTGTAGGAGGCGAGCAAGGTAGTCAAATACTAGCCAATGGAGAAGTCTATGATCCACAG ATTGATAAATGGTCAAACATTGCGCCAATGAAAGAAGCTCGCTGCGAATTCGGAATGACTGAGTGGAACGGCTATCTATACGCTTTCGGAGGATGGGTGGGCTCCGACATGGGCGCCTCGGTCGAGGTGTACGACCCGGGCGCCGACGAGTGGACGCTGACCGGACGGATGCCGGAACCGAGATTTGGCATGGGTGTAGTTAATTTTGAAG GCCTTATTTACGTTGTGGGTGGATGCACTCATACGTGGAGACACACAAGAGACCTGCTGTGCTATCACCCAACGTCGCGCAAATGGCAGACTCTGACTCCGATGCGCCACGCGCGAAGTCAGGCGGCTGCCGTAGTTCTCGACAACTACCTTTATGTGATAGGTGGCAATGCGCCGGGACGAACTGTACTTACCTCAGTTGAAAGATATAGTTTTGACGAT GACTCGTGGGAGGAGGTGGCGAGCCTGCGCGAGGCGCGCGCCGGCTGCGCCGCGGGCGCGCTGGAGGGCGCGCTGGTGGTGGCGGGCGGCGACAGCGAGAGCGGCGGCGAGCGCGCCTTCTACCGCGCACGCACCACGCTCTCCAGCGTAGAG GTATACGACCCCCGGGAAGACTCCTGGCGCACCGACACCTCGCTACCCCTCTCCCGAGCCGAAGCCGGCGCGGCGGTACTTTGA